Proteins encoded in a region of the Bubalus bubalis isolate 160015118507 breed Murrah chromosome 9, NDDB_SH_1, whole genome shotgun sequence genome:
- the RAVER1 gene encoding ribonucleoprotein PTB-binding 1 isoform X3, whose protein sequence is MAADVSVTHRPPLSPEAGAEVEAGDAAERRAPEEELPPLDPEEIRKRLEHTERQFRNRRKILIRGLPGDVTNQEVHDLLSDYELKYCFVDKYKGTAFVTLLNGEQAEAAISAFHQSRLRERELSVQLQPTDALLCVANLPPSLTQQQFEELVRPFGSLERCFLVYSERTGHSKGYGFAEYMKKDSAARAKSDLLGKPLGPRTLYVHWTDAGQLTPALLHSRCLCVDRLPPGFSDVDALRRALSAVHTPTFCQLAYGQDGQLKGFAVLEYETAEMAEEAQQRADGLALGGSHLRVSFCAPGPPGRSMLAALIAAQATALNRGKGLLPEPNILQLLNNLGPSASLQLLLNPLLHSGAGGKQGLLGAPPAMPLLNGPALSTALLQLALQTQSQKKPGILGDSPLGTLQPGAQPANPLLGELSAGGGLPPELPPRRGKPPPLLPPLLGPSGGDREPMGLGPPAPQLTPPPAPVGLRGTGLRGLQKDSGPLPTPPGVSLLGEPPKDFRIPLNPYLNLHSLLPASNLAAPGGGGGGGGSSKAFQLKSRLLSPLSSARLPPEPGLPDSYGFEYPSDVGPRRLFSHPREPTLGPHGPSRHRMSPPPGGFGERGVGGGGGPLSHLYAGSPTSCFTSGLQAGLRQSHLNKGLLPLPSHISHFSQVVGSSPLGSGEGLLGLGPGPNGHSHLLKTPLGGQKRSFAHLLPSPEPSPEGSYVGQHSQGLGGHYADSYLKRKRIF, encoded by the exons ATGGCGGCCGACGTGTCCGTTACTCACCGGCCGCCGCTGAGCCCAGAGGCTGGGGCCGAGGTTGAGGCTGGTGATGCCGCGGAGCGCCGGGCGCCTGAAGAAGAACTGCCGCCACTAGATCCAGAGGAGATCCGGAAACGTCTGGAACACACCGAGCGCCAGTTCCGTAACCGCCGCAAGATACTGATCCGGGGCCTCCCGGGGGACGTGACCAACcag GAGGTGCACGACCTGCTCAGCGACTATGAGCTCAAGTACTGCTTTGTGGACAAGTACAAAGGGACAG CCTTTGTGACGCTGCTGAATGGGGAGCAGGCGGAGGCCGCCATCAGCGCCTTCCACCAGAGCCGCCTGCGGGAGCGGGAGCTCTCGGTGCAGCTGCAGCCCACGGACGCCCTGCTCTGCGTGGCCAACCTGCCCCCCAGCCTCACACAGCAGCAGTTCGAGGAGCTGGTGCGGCCCTTCGGTAGCCTGGAGCGCTGCTTCCTAGTCTACAGTGAGCGCACTGGTCACTCCAAGGGCTACGGCTTCGCCGAGTACATGAAGAAAGACTCAGCCGCCCGCGCCAAGTCAGACCTGCTGGGCAAGCCCCTGGGCCCACGCACCCTCTACGTGCACTGGACAGATGCCGGGCAGCTGACACCTGCCCTGCTCCACTCCCGCTGCCTCTGTGTTGACCGCCTGCCGCCTGGCTTCAGTGATGTGGATGCCCTGCGCCGAGCGCTGTCAGCCGTCCACACCCCCACCTTCTGCCAG CTGGCATATGGCCAGGACGGGCAGCTGAAGGGCTTCGCTGTGCTGGAGTACGAGACGGCAGAGATGGCAGAGGAGGCCCAGCAGCGGGCAGACGGCCTGGCCCTGGGAGGCAGCCATCTGCGCGTCTCCTTCTGCGCCCCCGGGCCCCCTGGCCGCAGCATGCTGGCTGCTCTCATTGCTGCCCAGGCCACG GCCCTCAATCGGGGCAAAGGGCTCCTGCCAGAGCCCAACATCCTGCAGCTGCTCAACAACCTGGGGCCCTCTGCTTCCCTCCAGCTGCTGCTCAACCCCCTGCTCCACAGTGGCGCGGGTGGCAAGCAGG GCCTCCTGGGCGCGCCCCCGGCCATGCCGCTGCTCAACGGGCCTGCCCTGTCCACGGCGCtgctgcagcttgccctccagaCCCAGAGTCAGAAG AAACCTGGGATCTTGGGAGACTCTCCTCTGGGCACTCTCCAGCCTGGGGCCCAGCCAGCCAACCCCCTCCTCGGGGAGCTGTCTGCAG GAGGGGGCCTGCCCCCTGAGCTGCCACCCCGGCGAGGGAAGCCGCCACCCCTGCTGCCGCCACTGCTCGGCCCCTCTGGAGGTGACCGGGAACCCATGGGCCTGGGTCCTCCAGCACCCCAGCTTactccaccccccgcccccgtgGGGCTCCGAGGCACGGGCCTCAGAGGCCTCCAGAAAGACAGTGGGCCTCTGCCAACGCCCCCTGGG GTCTCTCTGCTTGGGGAGCCCCCCAAGGACTTCCGGATCCCCCTGAATCCCTACCTGAACCTACACAGCCTACTCCCAGCCAGCAACCTGGCGG CCCCCGGAGGCGGTGGTGGAGGTGGCGGCAGCAGCAAAGCCTTCCAGCTCAAGTCCCGCCTGCTCAGCCCCCTCTCCAGCGCCCGCCTACCCCCCGAACCAGGGCTGCCTGACAGCTATGGCTTCGAATACCCCTCA GATGTGGGACCTCGGCGGCTCTTCTCCCACCCACGGGAGCCAACCCTTGGGCCTCACGGACCCAGCCGACACAGA ATGTCCCCCCCACCCGGTGGCTTTGGCGAACGGGGTGTCGGAGGTGGCGGTGGGCCCCTCTCCCACCTCTATGCGGGCTCACCCACGTCCTGCTTCACCAGCGGCCTGCAGGCTGGCCTCAGGCAGAGCCACCTTAACAAG GGGCTGCTTCCTCTCCCATCCCACATCTCCCATTTCTCCCAGGTGGTTGGCTCCTCCCCACTGGGCTCCGGAGAAGGGCTCCTGGGCCTCGGCCCTGGGCCCAATGGCCACAGCCACTTGCTGAAG ACCCCACTGGGTGGACAGAAACGCAGCTTCGCCCACCTGCTGCCCTCACCTGAGCCCAGCCCAGAAGGCAGCTATGTGGGCCAGCACTCCCAGGGCCTTGGTGGCCACTACGCAGATTCCTACCTGAAGCGCAAGAGGATTTTCTAA
- the RAVER1 gene encoding ribonucleoprotein PTB-binding 1 isoform X5 has product MAADVSVTHRPPLSPEAGAEVEAGDAAERRAPEEELPPLDPEEIRKRLEHTERQFRNRRKILIRGLPGDVTNQEVHDLLSDYELKYCFVDKYKGTAFVTLLNGEQAEAAISAFHQSRLRERELSVQLQPTDALLCVANLPPSLTQQQFEELVRPFGSLERCFLVYSERTGHSKGYGFAEYMKKDSAARAKSDLLGKPLGPRTLYVHWTDAGQLTPALLHSRCLCVDRLPPGFSDVDALRRALSAVHTPTFCQLAYGQDGQLKGFAVLEYETAEMAEEAQQRADGLALGGSHLRVSFCAPGPPGRSMLAALIAAQATALNRGKGLLPEPNILQLLNNLGPSASLQLLLNPLLHSGAGGKQGLLGAPPAMPLLNGPALSTALLQLALQTQSQKKPGILGDSPLGTLQPGAQPANPLLGELSAGGGLPPELPPRRGKPPPLLPPLLGPSGGDREPMGLGPPAPQLTPPPAPVGLRGTGLRGLQKDSGPLPTPPGVSLLGEPPKDFRIPLNPYLNLHSLLPASNLAAPGGGGGGGGSSKAFQLKSRLLSPLSSARLPPEPGLPDSYGFEYPSDVGPRRLFSHPREPTLGPHGPSRHRMSPPPGGFGERGVGGGGGPLSHLYAGSPTSCFTSGLQAGLRQSHLNKVVGSSPLGSGEGLLGLGPGPNGHSHLLKTPLGGQKRSFAHLLPSPEPSPEGSYVGQHSQGLGGHYADSYLKRKRIF; this is encoded by the exons ATGGCGGCCGACGTGTCCGTTACTCACCGGCCGCCGCTGAGCCCAGAGGCTGGGGCCGAGGTTGAGGCTGGTGATGCCGCGGAGCGCCGGGCGCCTGAAGAAGAACTGCCGCCACTAGATCCAGAGGAGATCCGGAAACGTCTGGAACACACCGAGCGCCAGTTCCGTAACCGCCGCAAGATACTGATCCGGGGCCTCCCGGGGGACGTGACCAACcag GAGGTGCACGACCTGCTCAGCGACTATGAGCTCAAGTACTGCTTTGTGGACAAGTACAAAGGGACAG CCTTTGTGACGCTGCTGAATGGGGAGCAGGCGGAGGCCGCCATCAGCGCCTTCCACCAGAGCCGCCTGCGGGAGCGGGAGCTCTCGGTGCAGCTGCAGCCCACGGACGCCCTGCTCTGCGTGGCCAACCTGCCCCCCAGCCTCACACAGCAGCAGTTCGAGGAGCTGGTGCGGCCCTTCGGTAGCCTGGAGCGCTGCTTCCTAGTCTACAGTGAGCGCACTGGTCACTCCAAGGGCTACGGCTTCGCCGAGTACATGAAGAAAGACTCAGCCGCCCGCGCCAAGTCAGACCTGCTGGGCAAGCCCCTGGGCCCACGCACCCTCTACGTGCACTGGACAGATGCCGGGCAGCTGACACCTGCCCTGCTCCACTCCCGCTGCCTCTGTGTTGACCGCCTGCCGCCTGGCTTCAGTGATGTGGATGCCCTGCGCCGAGCGCTGTCAGCCGTCCACACCCCCACCTTCTGCCAG CTGGCATATGGCCAGGACGGGCAGCTGAAGGGCTTCGCTGTGCTGGAGTACGAGACGGCAGAGATGGCAGAGGAGGCCCAGCAGCGGGCAGACGGCCTGGCCCTGGGAGGCAGCCATCTGCGCGTCTCCTTCTGCGCCCCCGGGCCCCCTGGCCGCAGCATGCTGGCTGCTCTCATTGCTGCCCAGGCCACG GCCCTCAATCGGGGCAAAGGGCTCCTGCCAGAGCCCAACATCCTGCAGCTGCTCAACAACCTGGGGCCCTCTGCTTCCCTCCAGCTGCTGCTCAACCCCCTGCTCCACAGTGGCGCGGGTGGCAAGCAGG GCCTCCTGGGCGCGCCCCCGGCCATGCCGCTGCTCAACGGGCCTGCCCTGTCCACGGCGCtgctgcagcttgccctccagaCCCAGAGTCAGAAG AAACCTGGGATCTTGGGAGACTCTCCTCTGGGCACTCTCCAGCCTGGGGCCCAGCCAGCCAACCCCCTCCTCGGGGAGCTGTCTGCAG GAGGGGGCCTGCCCCCTGAGCTGCCACCCCGGCGAGGGAAGCCGCCACCCCTGCTGCCGCCACTGCTCGGCCCCTCTGGAGGTGACCGGGAACCCATGGGCCTGGGTCCTCCAGCACCCCAGCTTactccaccccccgcccccgtgGGGCTCCGAGGCACGGGCCTCAGAGGCCTCCAGAAAGACAGTGGGCCTCTGCCAACGCCCCCTGGG GTCTCTCTGCTTGGGGAGCCCCCCAAGGACTTCCGGATCCCCCTGAATCCCTACCTGAACCTACACAGCCTACTCCCAGCCAGCAACCTGGCGG CCCCCGGAGGCGGTGGTGGAGGTGGCGGCAGCAGCAAAGCCTTCCAGCTCAAGTCCCGCCTGCTCAGCCCCCTCTCCAGCGCCCGCCTACCCCCCGAACCAGGGCTGCCTGACAGCTATGGCTTCGAATACCCCTCA GATGTGGGACCTCGGCGGCTCTTCTCCCACCCACGGGAGCCAACCCTTGGGCCTCACGGACCCAGCCGACACAGA ATGTCCCCCCCACCCGGTGGCTTTGGCGAACGGGGTGTCGGAGGTGGCGGTGGGCCCCTCTCCCACCTCTATGCGGGCTCACCCACGTCCTGCTTCACCAGCGGCCTGCAGGCTGGCCTCAGGCAGAGCCACCTTAACAAG GTGGTTGGCTCCTCCCCACTGGGCTCCGGAGAAGGGCTCCTGGGCCTCGGCCCTGGGCCCAATGGCCACAGCCACTTGCTGAAG ACCCCACTGGGTGGACAGAAACGCAGCTTCGCCCACCTGCTGCCCTCACCTGAGCCCAGCCCAGAAGGCAGCTATGTGGGCCAGCACTCCCAGGGCCTTGGTGGCCACTACGCAGATTCCTACCTGAAGCGCAAGAGGATTTTCTAA
- the RAVER1 gene encoding ribonucleoprotein PTB-binding 1 isoform X2, producing the protein MAADVSVTHRPPLSPEAGAEVEAGDAAERRAPEEELPPLDPEEIRKRLEHTERQFRNRRKILIRGLPGDVTNQEVHDLLSDYELKYCFVDKYKGTAFVTLLNGEQAEAAISAFHQSRLRERELSVQLQPTDALLCVANLPPSLTQQQFEELVRPFGSLERCFLVYSERTGHSKGYGFAEYMKKDSAARAKSDLLGKPLGPRTLYVHWTDAGQLTPALLHSRCLCVDRLPPGFSDVDALRRALSAVHTPTFCQLAYGQDGQLKGFAVLEYETAEMAEEAQQRADGLALGGSHLRVSFCAPGPPGRSMLAALIAAQATALNRGKGLLPEPNILQLLNNLGPSASLQLLLNPLLHSGAGGKQGLLGAPPAMPLLNGPALSTALLQLALQTQSQKKPGILGDSPLGTLQPGAQPANPLLGELSAGGGLPPELPPRRGKPPPLLPPLLGPSGGDREPMGLGPPAPQLTPPPAPVGLRGTGLRGLQKDSGPLPTPPGVSLLGEPPKDFRIPLNPYLNLHSLLPASNLAGKEARGWGGAGRSRRPAEGPLPHPPAPGGGGGGGGSSKAFQLKSRLLSPLSSARLPPEPGLPDSYGFEYPSDVGPRRLFSHPREPTLGPHGPSRHRMSPPPGGFGERGVGGGGGPLSHLYAGSPTSCFTSGLQAGLRQSHLNKVVGSSPLGSGEGLLGLGPGPNGHSHLLKTPLGGQKRSFAHLLPSPEPSPEGSYVGQHSQGLGGHYADSYLKRKRIF; encoded by the exons ATGGCGGCCGACGTGTCCGTTACTCACCGGCCGCCGCTGAGCCCAGAGGCTGGGGCCGAGGTTGAGGCTGGTGATGCCGCGGAGCGCCGGGCGCCTGAAGAAGAACTGCCGCCACTAGATCCAGAGGAGATCCGGAAACGTCTGGAACACACCGAGCGCCAGTTCCGTAACCGCCGCAAGATACTGATCCGGGGCCTCCCGGGGGACGTGACCAACcag GAGGTGCACGACCTGCTCAGCGACTATGAGCTCAAGTACTGCTTTGTGGACAAGTACAAAGGGACAG CCTTTGTGACGCTGCTGAATGGGGAGCAGGCGGAGGCCGCCATCAGCGCCTTCCACCAGAGCCGCCTGCGGGAGCGGGAGCTCTCGGTGCAGCTGCAGCCCACGGACGCCCTGCTCTGCGTGGCCAACCTGCCCCCCAGCCTCACACAGCAGCAGTTCGAGGAGCTGGTGCGGCCCTTCGGTAGCCTGGAGCGCTGCTTCCTAGTCTACAGTGAGCGCACTGGTCACTCCAAGGGCTACGGCTTCGCCGAGTACATGAAGAAAGACTCAGCCGCCCGCGCCAAGTCAGACCTGCTGGGCAAGCCCCTGGGCCCACGCACCCTCTACGTGCACTGGACAGATGCCGGGCAGCTGACACCTGCCCTGCTCCACTCCCGCTGCCTCTGTGTTGACCGCCTGCCGCCTGGCTTCAGTGATGTGGATGCCCTGCGCCGAGCGCTGTCAGCCGTCCACACCCCCACCTTCTGCCAG CTGGCATATGGCCAGGACGGGCAGCTGAAGGGCTTCGCTGTGCTGGAGTACGAGACGGCAGAGATGGCAGAGGAGGCCCAGCAGCGGGCAGACGGCCTGGCCCTGGGAGGCAGCCATCTGCGCGTCTCCTTCTGCGCCCCCGGGCCCCCTGGCCGCAGCATGCTGGCTGCTCTCATTGCTGCCCAGGCCACG GCCCTCAATCGGGGCAAAGGGCTCCTGCCAGAGCCCAACATCCTGCAGCTGCTCAACAACCTGGGGCCCTCTGCTTCCCTCCAGCTGCTGCTCAACCCCCTGCTCCACAGTGGCGCGGGTGGCAAGCAGG GCCTCCTGGGCGCGCCCCCGGCCATGCCGCTGCTCAACGGGCCTGCCCTGTCCACGGCGCtgctgcagcttgccctccagaCCCAGAGTCAGAAG AAACCTGGGATCTTGGGAGACTCTCCTCTGGGCACTCTCCAGCCTGGGGCCCAGCCAGCCAACCCCCTCCTCGGGGAGCTGTCTGCAG GAGGGGGCCTGCCCCCTGAGCTGCCACCCCGGCGAGGGAAGCCGCCACCCCTGCTGCCGCCACTGCTCGGCCCCTCTGGAGGTGACCGGGAACCCATGGGCCTGGGTCCTCCAGCACCCCAGCTTactccaccccccgcccccgtgGGGCTCCGAGGCACGGGCCTCAGAGGCCTCCAGAAAGACAGTGGGCCTCTGCCAACGCCCCCTGGG GTCTCTCTGCTTGGGGAGCCCCCCAAGGACTTCCGGATCCCCCTGAATCCCTACCTGAACCTACACAGCCTACTCCCAGCCAGCAACCTGGCGGGTAAGGAGGCCCGGGGCTGGGGAGGCGCTGGGAGAAGCCGCCGCCCAGCTGAGGGCCCCCTGCCTCACCCCCCAGCCCCCGGAGGCGGTGGTGGAGGTGGCGGCAGCAGCAAAGCCTTCCAGCTCAAGTCCCGCCTGCTCAGCCCCCTCTCCAGCGCCCGCCTACCCCCCGAACCAGGGCTGCCTGACAGCTATGGCTTCGAATACCCCTCA GATGTGGGACCTCGGCGGCTCTTCTCCCACCCACGGGAGCCAACCCTTGGGCCTCACGGACCCAGCCGACACAGA ATGTCCCCCCCACCCGGTGGCTTTGGCGAACGGGGTGTCGGAGGTGGCGGTGGGCCCCTCTCCCACCTCTATGCGGGCTCACCCACGTCCTGCTTCACCAGCGGCCTGCAGGCTGGCCTCAGGCAGAGCCACCTTAACAAG GTGGTTGGCTCCTCCCCACTGGGCTCCGGAGAAGGGCTCCTGGGCCTCGGCCCTGGGCCCAATGGCCACAGCCACTTGCTGAAG ACCCCACTGGGTGGACAGAAACGCAGCTTCGCCCACCTGCTGCCCTCACCTGAGCCCAGCCCAGAAGGCAGCTATGTGGGCCAGCACTCCCAGGGCCTTGGTGGCCACTACGCAGATTCCTACCTGAAGCGCAAGAGGATTTTCTAA
- the RAVER1 gene encoding ribonucleoprotein PTB-binding 1 isoform X1, whose product MAADVSVTHRPPLSPEAGAEVEAGDAAERRAPEEELPPLDPEEIRKRLEHTERQFRNRRKILIRGLPGDVTNQEVHDLLSDYELKYCFVDKYKGTAFVTLLNGEQAEAAISAFHQSRLRERELSVQLQPTDALLCVANLPPSLTQQQFEELVRPFGSLERCFLVYSERTGHSKGYGFAEYMKKDSAARAKSDLLGKPLGPRTLYVHWTDAGQLTPALLHSRCLCVDRLPPGFSDVDALRRALSAVHTPTFCQLAYGQDGQLKGFAVLEYETAEMAEEAQQRADGLALGGSHLRVSFCAPGPPGRSMLAALIAAQATALNRGKGLLPEPNILQLLNNLGPSASLQLLLNPLLHSGAGGKQGLLGAPPAMPLLNGPALSTALLQLALQTQSQKKPGILGDSPLGTLQPGAQPANPLLGELSAGGGLPPELPPRRGKPPPLLPPLLGPSGGDREPMGLGPPAPQLTPPPAPVGLRGTGLRGLQKDSGPLPTPPGVSLLGEPPKDFRIPLNPYLNLHSLLPASNLAGKEARGWGGAGRSRRPAEGPLPHPPAPGGGGGGGGSSKAFQLKSRLLSPLSSARLPPEPGLPDSYGFEYPSDVGPRRLFSHPREPTLGPHGPSRHRMSPPPGGFGERGVGGGGGPLSHLYAGSPTSCFTSGLQAGLRQSHLNKGLLPLPSHISHFSQVVGSSPLGSGEGLLGLGPGPNGHSHLLKTPLGGQKRSFAHLLPSPEPSPEGSYVGQHSQGLGGHYADSYLKRKRIF is encoded by the exons ATGGCGGCCGACGTGTCCGTTACTCACCGGCCGCCGCTGAGCCCAGAGGCTGGGGCCGAGGTTGAGGCTGGTGATGCCGCGGAGCGCCGGGCGCCTGAAGAAGAACTGCCGCCACTAGATCCAGAGGAGATCCGGAAACGTCTGGAACACACCGAGCGCCAGTTCCGTAACCGCCGCAAGATACTGATCCGGGGCCTCCCGGGGGACGTGACCAACcag GAGGTGCACGACCTGCTCAGCGACTATGAGCTCAAGTACTGCTTTGTGGACAAGTACAAAGGGACAG CCTTTGTGACGCTGCTGAATGGGGAGCAGGCGGAGGCCGCCATCAGCGCCTTCCACCAGAGCCGCCTGCGGGAGCGGGAGCTCTCGGTGCAGCTGCAGCCCACGGACGCCCTGCTCTGCGTGGCCAACCTGCCCCCCAGCCTCACACAGCAGCAGTTCGAGGAGCTGGTGCGGCCCTTCGGTAGCCTGGAGCGCTGCTTCCTAGTCTACAGTGAGCGCACTGGTCACTCCAAGGGCTACGGCTTCGCCGAGTACATGAAGAAAGACTCAGCCGCCCGCGCCAAGTCAGACCTGCTGGGCAAGCCCCTGGGCCCACGCACCCTCTACGTGCACTGGACAGATGCCGGGCAGCTGACACCTGCCCTGCTCCACTCCCGCTGCCTCTGTGTTGACCGCCTGCCGCCTGGCTTCAGTGATGTGGATGCCCTGCGCCGAGCGCTGTCAGCCGTCCACACCCCCACCTTCTGCCAG CTGGCATATGGCCAGGACGGGCAGCTGAAGGGCTTCGCTGTGCTGGAGTACGAGACGGCAGAGATGGCAGAGGAGGCCCAGCAGCGGGCAGACGGCCTGGCCCTGGGAGGCAGCCATCTGCGCGTCTCCTTCTGCGCCCCCGGGCCCCCTGGCCGCAGCATGCTGGCTGCTCTCATTGCTGCCCAGGCCACG GCCCTCAATCGGGGCAAAGGGCTCCTGCCAGAGCCCAACATCCTGCAGCTGCTCAACAACCTGGGGCCCTCTGCTTCCCTCCAGCTGCTGCTCAACCCCCTGCTCCACAGTGGCGCGGGTGGCAAGCAGG GCCTCCTGGGCGCGCCCCCGGCCATGCCGCTGCTCAACGGGCCTGCCCTGTCCACGGCGCtgctgcagcttgccctccagaCCCAGAGTCAGAAG AAACCTGGGATCTTGGGAGACTCTCCTCTGGGCACTCTCCAGCCTGGGGCCCAGCCAGCCAACCCCCTCCTCGGGGAGCTGTCTGCAG GAGGGGGCCTGCCCCCTGAGCTGCCACCCCGGCGAGGGAAGCCGCCACCCCTGCTGCCGCCACTGCTCGGCCCCTCTGGAGGTGACCGGGAACCCATGGGCCTGGGTCCTCCAGCACCCCAGCTTactccaccccccgcccccgtgGGGCTCCGAGGCACGGGCCTCAGAGGCCTCCAGAAAGACAGTGGGCCTCTGCCAACGCCCCCTGGG GTCTCTCTGCTTGGGGAGCCCCCCAAGGACTTCCGGATCCCCCTGAATCCCTACCTGAACCTACACAGCCTACTCCCAGCCAGCAACCTGGCGGGTAAGGAGGCCCGGGGCTGGGGAGGCGCTGGGAGAAGCCGCCGCCCAGCTGAGGGCCCCCTGCCTCACCCCCCAGCCCCCGGAGGCGGTGGTGGAGGTGGCGGCAGCAGCAAAGCCTTCCAGCTCAAGTCCCGCCTGCTCAGCCCCCTCTCCAGCGCCCGCCTACCCCCCGAACCAGGGCTGCCTGACAGCTATGGCTTCGAATACCCCTCA GATGTGGGACCTCGGCGGCTCTTCTCCCACCCACGGGAGCCAACCCTTGGGCCTCACGGACCCAGCCGACACAGA ATGTCCCCCCCACCCGGTGGCTTTGGCGAACGGGGTGTCGGAGGTGGCGGTGGGCCCCTCTCCCACCTCTATGCGGGCTCACCCACGTCCTGCTTCACCAGCGGCCTGCAGGCTGGCCTCAGGCAGAGCCACCTTAACAAG GGGCTGCTTCCTCTCCCATCCCACATCTCCCATTTCTCCCAGGTGGTTGGCTCCTCCCCACTGGGCTCCGGAGAAGGGCTCCTGGGCCTCGGCCCTGGGCCCAATGGCCACAGCCACTTGCTGAAG ACCCCACTGGGTGGACAGAAACGCAGCTTCGCCCACCTGCTGCCCTCACCTGAGCCCAGCCCAGAAGGCAGCTATGTGGGCCAGCACTCCCAGGGCCTTGGTGGCCACTACGCAGATTCCTACCTGAAGCGCAAGAGGATTTTCTAA